A stretch of the Kroppenstedtia eburnea genome encodes the following:
- a CDS encoding ACP S-malonyltransferase yields the protein MTKTAVLFPPFLVNIQPGAYRDLYDRYSCIREKFEEASDALGVDLRKTFFSDDEKKVNHGPSARSSIITISTAIFEMVKDRFPQGDYYLGLSLGQLCAAHASECYSFADMIRMVYKMAFMEYKAFHGSNYGVYFYYNTDSRWLLQTMEKLMDEGHYLKPCAFMADSQMLVTGDIEGLEKLNQKVSDHGGLGIINPNGFPAHCPLMQDVKEDFKRSVIDPLTIEAPRVPLVCNYTAEILTTSEEVRTGLIEQYTSPVLWRQSMERLHKEGVQNVVIIGPGNMIFKSMAYLPYSFNILTYLNLEELERSQAG from the coding sequence ATGACCAAAACAGCGGTTTTGTTTCCCCCGTTTCTGGTCAATATCCAGCCTGGAGCCTACAGAGATCTTTATGACCGTTATTCCTGTATCAGAGAGAAATTTGAGGAAGCCAGCGATGCATTGGGGGTGGACCTCCGCAAAACTTTTTTTTCCGATGATGAGAAAAAGGTGAATCACGGCCCCAGCGCACGCTCTTCCATTATCACCATCAGTACGGCCATCTTTGAAATGGTGAAGGACCGGTTTCCCCAAGGAGACTATTACCTGGGTTTAAGTCTGGGTCAACTGTGTGCCGCCCATGCCAGTGAGTGTTACAGTTTTGCCGATATGATCCGTATGGTTTACAAGATGGCTTTCATGGAGTACAAGGCTTTTCACGGTTCAAATTACGGCGTTTACTTTTATTACAACACCGATTCCCGGTGGCTTTTGCAAACCATGGAGAAACTGATGGACGAAGGGCATTATCTGAAACCCTGTGCGTTCATGGCTGACAGCCAGATGTTGGTGACAGGGGATATCGAGGGTTTGGAAAAGCTGAACCAAAAAGTCAGCGATCATGGTGGATTGGGAATCATCAATCCCAACGGATTTCCTGCACATTGCCCCCTGATGCAGGATGTAAAAGAGGATTTTAAACGAAGCGTGATCGACCCTCTGACCATTGAAGCTCCCCGTGTCCCTCTGGTATGCAATTATACAGCGGAGATCTTGACCACCAGTGAGGAAGTACGGACAGGCTTGATCGAGCAGTACACTTCCCCTGTTTTGTGGAGACAATCCATGGAGCGTTTGCACAAGGAAGGGGTTCAGAACGTTGTGATTATCGGGCCCGGAAATATGATCTTCAAATCGATGGCTTACCTCCCCTATTCTTTTAACATCCTGACATATTTGAATCTTGAGGAGTTGGAAAGGTCTCAAGCCGGTTAG
- a CDS encoding GNAT family N-acetyltransferase — MKGHLVQIAPLEEEDFKLMSQWLRPSMASALGSGKQDFVRADQLKEEITKGPVNYVTILTHHDEKIGFVSWKKMQYEGSYELGGIVGDQKLWDSGCGAEATFLVMDHLFQFKNAHRVQFITGLFNKRTMSMLMKHHVVMEGILRDYNFVDGEYHDAVIWSVLRDEYYSVAEYGTPTTVIPEEEKAQAKEEFRKFLEEKWSTEIFDNLVRDGR; from the coding sequence ATGAAGGGGCATTTGGTTCAAATTGCTCCCCTTGAAGAAGAGGACTTCAAGCTGATGTCCCAATGGCTGCGACCATCAATGGCCAGTGCCCTCGGAAGCGGGAAGCAGGACTTTGTCAGGGCGGATCAATTGAAGGAGGAAATTACAAAGGGGCCTGTTAATTATGTCACCATTTTGACCCATCATGATGAAAAAATAGGATTTGTTTCGTGGAAAAAAATGCAATATGAAGGCAGTTATGAGTTGGGAGGGATCGTTGGGGATCAGAAACTTTGGGATTCCGGTTGCGGGGCGGAAGCCACTTTTCTGGTGATGGACCACCTTTTTCAATTTAAGAATGCTCATCGGGTTCAATTTATCACCGGCCTGTTCAATAAGCGAACCATGAGCATGCTGATGAAACATCATGTTGTTATGGAAGGAATTTTAAGAGACTACAATTTTGTGGACGGAGAGTACCACGATGCTGTGATTTGGTCGGTGCTGAGGGATGAATACTATTCCGTGGCGGAGTATGGAACCCCCACCACAGTGATTCCCGAAGAGGAAAAAGCACAAGCGAAAGAAGAATTCCGGAAATTTTTAGAGGAGAAGTGGAGCACGGAAATCTTTGACAATCTGGTTCGGGACGGGAGGTGA
- a CDS encoding SDR family NAD(P)-dependent oxidoreductase: protein MIFLLTDKVALVTGGSRGIGKEICKQFVRHGGKVIIGYHSNQMMAEELLRSLEKEYPQTELMAKQIDVTDYQQVHQVVTEIVDRFGQIDVLVNNAAIGIEGAVIPTNPMEDWVKVIETNLIGTLHCIKAVSLHMLLAQSGSIVNVTSIAGISGIERISSYCASKAGVIGLTRSLSKEYAPYNVRVNAVAPGYTEDTGMLYRIPEEQLKKIKDRVPLQRFALPKEIVDSVSFLASDQSTYITGQTLVVDGGYTA from the coding sequence GTGATCTTCTTGCTGACCGACAAGGTGGCTCTGGTAACGGGTGGGTCCAGAGGAATCGGCAAGGAAATTTGCAAACAGTTTGTTCGCCACGGCGGAAAAGTGATCATCGGCTATCATTCCAACCAAATGATGGCAGAAGAGCTGTTGCGAAGTTTGGAAAAGGAGTATCCCCAGACCGAGTTGATGGCAAAACAAATCGATGTCACTGATTATCAGCAAGTCCATCAAGTGGTTACCGAAATCGTGGATCGGTTTGGACAAATCGATGTATTGGTGAACAATGCCGCCATCGGGATTGAAGGAGCTGTAATTCCGACGAATCCGATGGAGGATTGGGTTAAAGTGATTGAGACCAACCTCATCGGAACTCTTCACTGTATTAAGGCGGTTTCTCTCCATATGTTGCTCGCACAGTCAGGCTCCATCGTAAATGTAACTTCCATTGCCGGGATCTCCGGGATTGAGAGAATCAGCAGTTATTGCGCAAGCAAAGCAGGGGTCATCGGGCTGACCAGGTCTTTAAGCAAAGAGTATGCTCCGTACAATGTTCGAGTGAACGCTGTTGCACCCGGTTATACGGAGGATACCGGCATGTTGTATCGGATTCCGGAAGAGCAATTGAAAAAAATCAAGGATCGGGTCCCGTTGCAACGTTTTGCCCTTCCGAAAGAGATTGTGGATTCCGTCTCTTTCTTAGCTTCGGACCAATCGACTTACATCACGGGACAAACCCTTGTTGTCGATGGTGGGTACACCGCTTAA
- a CDS encoding ACP S-malonyltransferase, producing MKTAVVFPGFSPSSYPEVQEFIESNGYAEKWYSRAEDILGYSLKEAFREATEADWEINELAFLINTLALADYAGENHSLTPEYCMGSSFGGMIGAVYTGSLSLADALWLSYQSTNREKRYMTERIFNRYQTDFIYQYPAERVMQDVRDYTEKGKYLEISSYLSRNLVAVSGEMDVIREMKKKVRQARGISLFTMDRLIHCKKLKEIKEIVGREVHSKVSFRPPRIPMISDIDGSILVEPVKIKNLLLDWFDQPVRMHLAKTTMKKCGIEKVFVVGPRSIFGSLMSEDFSVEVISPETACQTATG from the coding sequence TTGAAAACAGCAGTTGTGTTTCCAGGCTTTTCCCCCTCTTCGTATCCAGAGGTCCAAGAGTTTATTGAATCCAATGGGTATGCGGAAAAATGGTACAGCAGGGCGGAAGATATATTGGGCTACTCCCTGAAGGAGGCTTTTCGAGAAGCAACAGAAGCAGATTGGGAAATCAATGAACTTGCCTTTTTGATTAATACTCTCGCTTTGGCCGACTATGCCGGAGAAAATCATTCTTTAACTCCTGAATATTGTATGGGGTCCAGCTTCGGGGGGATGATCGGGGCGGTTTATACCGGAAGTCTTTCATTGGCTGATGCGCTTTGGCTGTCCTATCAAAGTACAAACCGGGAGAAACGTTATATGACTGAACGGATTTTCAACCGGTATCAGACAGATTTCATCTATCAATATCCGGCGGAGCGGGTCATGCAAGATGTTCGGGATTATACGGAGAAAGGAAAATACCTGGAGATCTCCTCTTATTTATCGAGAAACTTGGTAGCAGTTTCAGGTGAAATGGATGTCATCCGAGAGATGAAGAAGAAGGTGAGACAAGCACGGGGGATATCTCTTTTTACGATGGATCGTTTGATTCATTGCAAAAAGTTGAAAGAAATTAAAGAAATTGTCGGACGGGAGGTTCATAGCAAAGTCTCTTTCCGTCCTCCGAGAATACCTATGATCTCTGATATCGACGGCAGTATTTTGGTGGAACCCGTTAAGATTAAAAACCTGTTGCTGGACTGGTTTGATCAGCCGGTGCGGATGCATTTGGCGAAAACAACGATGAAAAAATGCGGAATTGAAAAGGTGTTTGTGGTGGGTCCCCGCAGTATATTCGGTTCGTTGATGAGCGAAGACTTTTCAGTCGAGGTGATCAGCCCGGAGACTGCATGTCAAACAGCCACCGGGTGA